The genomic segment TCATCATGAGCCATTATTGAGCTTTCTCTTTTTAATTAAACAATACGAAGGCTCGAGAGGGGTCTATTGAAACTAGATCAGATAGAAGCTGTTCCATTTTTTCTAATAAGCGCATTTTATCACTTTCGTTACGTTGTGCTTTCATACGTAATAATTTTAAGAAACGGGCTTTAACTTCGAACATTAGCTCGGGCTCCCATAAGTGTAGTTGAAAGGGTTCGGCATCTTTTTCTAATTCTTTTAACAAATGAACAGCCATATCAATTTTGCCACATTGTTCTGTAATGCGTGCCATTAAAAGCCTTTGTAACCAACGGTTTTTTATAGAATCTATACCAGGTATTTGCATTAACCATGTCAAGGTTGCTTCTTCGCCTTCTTTATCGATCATGCTTAAAGCTTCGTTTTCCATATCTAAAATACTATTTTGATCATGAAAAGATGCGTTTGTTTTATCGGCAAATAAATTGGTTTCAGTTAGAAGAACATTTTGTTCAATCCAAGGATGCGTCACCTCATCTGCAAAAGCTGTGCCATCATCATATGTGAGATCATGCAATCCGGGTAAGCGATCTAATAGCATTTGTAGATCGTTCTTGATAATTTTTGCCCATTCTGCATATTCATTATCAGATTTATTTAAAGCTTGGTAAACATACCATTGTATATCAAGCCAAAAATGATTAACGCCTTCCATAAACATGTTTTCGGCTTGCTCTAAAAGTTCTATCCATTTTTGCTGCATATATAAGCGTTTTAGAGCATTTTTTAATTCGCTTCGAGGTGGCGTAAGTCTGGTTTTCTTTTCTGTATCGTGCGAGGGGAGTTGATGTACTGTATCCCATCGAATACAACGCATTAATCTGGCAGAGGAAAGCCATCCTTGTGGTTGTTCGCGTAAGTAAGAGGATAATAAACGTGATTGCTCTAGAAGTTCCCTACCAGATTTGATGGCATTAACAGTAAATTTTTGTTCAGAATTATTTTTTTCTTGAGATGAGATTAAAGAGGAAGATGTGCTGTTTTGTGGAATAATAGTATTAATTCCACCAGAGCTTTCTAATCTATTTTCTAAAATAGTAATTAACCCATTGAGATTTGCACGATTTTCTTCTGACCAATTTTCAAATTGTGACTGTAACCATGCTAGTGCAGCAATAATATTTTTAAAATTATTTTTTTCAACCTCTGGATAAAGAGATAGACTATTTTGTATTTTTACACCACAAAGCCATTCAAAGGCTAGTTTACGCGTGATTGTCCTAGTTGGGAGTAGCTCTTCACCATATTCATGCACTAATGTTGCTAATAATAATAATCCATCAGCAAAACCACTTTCACCGTCTTGATGTAAACGCGCCCAAATATAATAAGTGACGACACGAACATCTTTACAATGATTTTTTAAGAGTTCTTCTGCGTAAATTAAAATATTTTGAGTATTGGTATCCGTTATTTTGCTGATTTCATCACGCATATATTGAAAGTCATCTTCATATGTTGGATCGTTTCCTACTTTACTGACACCAGGAATTGGTAATATCCAATCTTGCCACTTTATAGATGCTTTGCGAGCTTGAGAGATGGCATCTTCTTGTTGAAAGCAACCTGTAATTAGTTTTTTAAGCATCATTATTACTGCTCTTCAAAAATTTGTTGTGGAAATTGGAAGTTTTTTAGGTCTAGAAATGTTAATATTCCTTTTCCATTATCATTTCTTAATAGATATGTTATGGTTTGTTTAGAATGAGGTATCTTCCACGTTAATTGAAAGATATTACTATCAAGCTGTTTAATTTTTGCTTTATCAAGTAAGCGGATAATTCCTAATTTATCATCATATTCTGCTAAATTTTTTAATTTTGATGAATAATCTATAACCGCAAGAGAAGCACCACGAACCTCATCATCTCCAGGCCAATCTACTAATTGCCATTCATCGGCCTGATTAAAATAAATAACTTTTTGGTTATCAATTGAAAACTCACTTCGAATAATTTTTGGAGACGGAACAGCTTGAATCTCAAAATGAAAGCGGGTATCTGGGCTAATAAATAAAGCCTCTGATAATTCATTAAGTTTGTTAATAGCTTGTAAGAACTGAGGATTAAAAACTAAACCATCAGATGCCATAGGATCAACGACCCATATATTTCCTTCTTTATGCATCAGATGCCCAAGTTGAGATTGAATGAATTGATCTAAACGCCCTGTATTTGGGCGCAGATATTGTCCCAATAAATCAAAAGAGACATCATTTTTAGATTTTGAATCAAAAGGATACTTTTTGGAAAAGGCTCTATTCCATTCATCTGCAATATTTTTTTGCCAAGCATTATTCATATTTTGAGAAGCTGGCTGGATTACGGATTGTTTAATTTGCTCTATAGGTTTTACAAATAGAGTATTTCCTAAATCTCCCAAAGAATCCCCTATAAAAGCAGCCATTAACTGACTATATTGACTGGTTTCTGCTAATTGTTCATCTTTTTCTTGAAAAACCATGTTATTAACGGCTCTTGGGTTATTAATTTTAGCAATTTGCTGCAATTTTAATCGAAGTAATGTCACCTTGGTTAAAAATGATTGAATATTAATATTTGTTGTGCCATCTCCTCCTGCTTTTCCCTCTATAATTGCAAATAGAGATCCAAAAGTATCGTCCATGGGATAAGAAACTGTCTCTTTTTGGTTGATAGCATCATCTTTATCATTCCAAAACAATTTACGTGTTGAACGGACTAGAGATCCAGGAATATCCTCTGTTTGTTTTCCTGTTTTGCCTTCATAGTTAATTGTATTAATTAATGCGATAAGAGGAGAACGTTTTACATCAGATAATAAAGTTAATTGCTTTATTGTATTATCAATTGATTGGCTTTGACGCCATTGTATGCTGTTTAGGAATATAGCCCATTTTTTCTGAAAATCATTAAAATAATGATCAGTTAATAATTGTTTAAGTGCTTTATTATCATTGGGATCATTGGCTGTTTCTGGATTATCACTTAAAACCCAATCAACATTTTGTCTTGGCTCCTCAATAGCTTGATCAATAGCTGTTTTAA from the Commensalibacter oyaizuii genome contains:
- the tssA gene encoding type VI secretion system protein TssA, with protein sequence MMLKKLITGCFQQEDAISQARKASIKWQDWILPIPGVSKVGNDPTYEDDFQYMRDEISKITDTNTQNILIYAEELLKNHCKDVRVVTYYIWARLHQDGESGFADGLLLLATLVHEYGEELLPTRTITRKLAFEWLCGVKIQNSLSLYPEVEKNNFKNIIAALAWLQSQFENWSEENRANLNGLITILENRLESSGGINTIIPQNSTSSSLISSQEKNNSEQKFTVNAIKSGRELLEQSRLLSSYLREQPQGWLSSARLMRCIRWDTVHQLPSHDTEKKTRLTPPRSELKNALKRLYMQQKWIELLEQAENMFMEGVNHFWLDIQWYVYQALNKSDNEYAEWAKIIKNDLQMLLDRLPGLHDLTYDDGTAFADEVTHPWIEQNVLLTETNLFADKTNASFHDQNSILDMENEALSMIDKEGEEATLTWLMQIPGIDSIKNRWLQRLLMARITEQCGKIDMAVHLLKELEKDAEPFQLHLWEPELMFEVKARFLKLLRMKAQRNESDKMRLLEKMEQLLSDLVSIDPSRAFVLFN